The Neodiprion virginianus isolate iyNeoVirg1 chromosome 5, iyNeoVirg1.1, whole genome shotgun sequence genome contains a region encoding:
- the LOC124304509 gene encoding membrane-associated guanylate kinase, WW and PDZ domain-containing protein 2-like isoform X5: protein MLGRKHEMAAQSNTALSNDGFDCGSCSDKEVQKIGNANGSIHLVPPSYLYNTGSGQTTRDLDQEHSNQDRASEDELGPLPSNWEKAYTDTGEVYFIDHNSGTSHWLDPRLSKFQKRSLEECLDDELPYGWEKIDDTLYGTYFIDHVNRRTQYENPVLQAKRAQQGVTDCKSSVFTRNPDKLKGLRIRSTLLKGTRGLGFTIVGGDDTIEEFLQIKSVVPNGPAWIDGKLQTGDVLVYVNETCVLGYTHNEMVNVFKSISSGETVTIEVCRGYPLPFDPNDPNTEVVTTIAVNAPDVPIEDPTLYMDINPSMHSNDRFNYVDGNLLPVHKISNSENLATTSVNSMPDLCISDKVTTIKRPNSTDILLGESVNEDNGDEYMVGRDVQQENNEGDEEVGEDESRPYKERQQPPVTPAKPEFLSILIVKGTMGFGFTIADSAHGQKVKKILDRQRCKNLMEGDILVDINVTNVRNMCHSEVVQVLKDCPRNKEALIHVQRTHRIKDKKERNSAELFRSKTPTADLYSTLSKTILPSRPKTPLVDTRTTGHRPKTPTTASTEIDNLGWSTETRVDSNSINGHGYRYADLSEPVNYKDTLYRGNLTMHLPETFAALAKLDDEPGRSSDKPCWGATKEDSQIDKGGSRTDVYSVDIPRLDGSLHKQNGGRIVEYNYEEPYLVQSQRQYTEQQFDYHPYGIGQEQNVDTGEIWEKRKETTSFEHEQPHSGPLARYHQQYGSELLCPVTPGIEWVEMLVTLVRQNTGFGFRIVGGTEEGSQQVSVGHIVPGGAADLDNRLITGDLIMSVDGESVMNSSHHHVVQLMIAAAQNGRVTLGIRRRINVQETLHMSYDRHQNVQYPYDITVSRLENEGFGFVIISSLNKAGSTIGRIIEESPAERCGQLNVGDHILAVNHVDITNVCHKDIVNLIKDSGYSVTLTIGYPLDDCCSTMSLSQKKISANVCIII, encoded by the exons ATGCTAGGTAGAAAACACGAGATGGCTGCCCAAAGCAACACAGCTCTTTCCAACGATGGTTTTGACTGCG GCAGTTGTAGCGACAAAGAAGTTCAAAAAATTGGGAATGCAAATGGTTCGATTCATCTGGTACCTCCAAGTTATCTCTATAATACAGGATCTGGCCAGACTACAAGGGATCTAGACCAAGAGCATAGCAACCAAGATCGTGCATCTGAGGATGAATTAGGACCCCTTCCATCCAATTGGGAGAAAGCCTACACTGACACTGGAGAAGTATATTTTATCGA TCATAACAGCGGCACGTCGCACTGGCTTGATCCAAGGTTgtccaaatttcaaaaacgttCCCTAGAAGAATGTTTGGATGACGAGCTACCTTACGGGTGGGAAAAAATAGATGATACTTTGTACGGAACCTACTTTATCGACCATGTGAATCGGCGAACCCAATACGAGAACCCAGTACTCCAAGCCAAACGGGCTCAGCAGGGCGTGACAGACTGTAAAAGTTCAGTATTCACTAGAAACCCTGATAAATTAAAGGGGCTCAGAATACGTAGTACGCTGCTGAAAGGTACCAGAGGACTGGGTTTCACTATTGTCGGTGGAGATGACACTATTGAAGAATTCCTTCAGATAAAAAGTGTCGTGCCAAACGGACCAGCCTGGATAGATGGAAAGCTGCAGACTG GCGATGTTCTTGTTTATGTTAATGAAACCTGTGTTCTTGGATATACTCACAACGAAATGGTAAACGTGTTCAAATCTATTTCGAGTGGGGAGACTGTCACTATCGAGGTATGCCGTGGCTACCCACTGCCCTTTGATCCAAACGATCCCAATACTGAAGTGGTGACCACAATAGCAGTCAATGCTCCAG ATGTACCGATTGAGGATCCAACACTTTACATGGACATTAATCCTAGTATGCATTCTAATGATCGTTTCAACTATGTCGACGGAAACCTGTTACCAGTACACAAGATATCGAACAGTGAAAATCTGGCAACCACATCCGTCAATTCTATGCCTGATCTCTGTATTTCTGATAAAGTTACAACCATAAAGCGGCCAAATAGTACAGACATACTACTGGGAGAAAGTGTGAATGAGGACAATGGCGATGAATATATGGTGGGACGAGATGTACAGCAGGAAAATAATGAGGGGGATGAAGAAGTCGGAGAAGACGAATCTAGACCTTACAAGGAACGACAACAGCCTCCGGTAACACCTGCCAAGCCCGAGTTTCTTAGCATATTGATTGTAAAAGGTACAATGGGGTTCGGTTTCACAATAGCAGACTCGGCACATGGACAGAAAGTGAAAAAGATCTTGGACCGGCAGcgctgtaaaaatttgatggaAGGTGATATATTGGTTGATATAAATGTGACAAATGTAAGAAACATGTGCCATTCAGAGGTTGTGCAAGTGCTCAAGGATTGCCCAAGGAACAAAGAAGCCCTTATCCATGTCCAGAGAACCCACAGGATTAAGGATAAGAAGGAGAGAAATTCGGCAGAACTATTCAGGAGCAAAACACCGACTGCTGACCTCTATAGTACGCTATCAAAGACCATTCTGCCAAGTAGGCCAAAGACTCCGTTAGTTGATACAAGAACGACGGGGCATAGGCCAAAGACTCCCACCACTGCCAGCACCGAAATAGACAACTTGGGCTGGTCCACCGAGACTCGGGTGGATTCCAATTCCATAAATGGTCACGGTTATAGATACGCAGACTTAAGTGAGCCTGTGAACTACAAGGACACGCTGTACAGGGGGAATTTAACCATGCACTTGCCCGAGACCTTTGCTGCTCTTGCCAAATTGGATGATGAACCAGGTAGAAGTTCGGACAAGCCATGTTGGGGCGCCACGAAAGAGGATAGCCAAATTGACAAAGGTGGATCAAGGACTGATGTATACTCTGTCGATATTCCTCGTCTCGATGGATCACTCCACAAGCAGAATGGTGGACGAATTGTAGAATACAATTACGAAGAGCCGTACCTGGTGCAATCGCAACGACAATACACAGAACAACAGTTTGATTACCATCCCTATGGCATTGGCCAAGAACAAAATGTTGACACTGGCGAGATTTGGGAAAAGCGTAAGGAGACAACGAGCTTTGAGCACGAACAACCACACTCGGGTCCCCTTGCCAG gTACCACCAGCAATACGGGAGTGAATTACTTTGCCCTGTAACACCAGGTATCGAATGGGTCGAAATGCTGGTTACACTCGTGCGACAAAATACTGGATTTGGTTTTCGAATAGTCGGGGGTACAGAGGAAGGATCACAG CAGGTTTCGGTTGGACATATCGTCCCAGGTGGAGCTGCTGACCTGGACAATCGATTGATAACAGGTGACTTGATAATGTCAGTAGACGGGGAGAGTGTAATGAATTCTTCGCATCATCACGTTGTTCAACTCATGATAGCGGCAGCGCAGAATGGCCGAGTAACACTCGGTATTCGACGTCGCATCAACGTTCAGGAGACCCTCCATATGTCCTATGATCGTCACCAAAATGTACAATATCCATACGACATAACTGTGTCGCGCCTGGAGAACGAGGGTTTTGGATTCGTTATTATATCCTCACTGAACAAGGCTGGGTCGACAATTGGAAGGATTATTGAAGAATCACCCGCGGAAAGATGCGGCCAATTGAATGTTGGGGATCACATTCTAGCAGTTAATCATGTCGACATCACTAACGTATGCCATAAGGACATAGTCAATCTGATAAAAGACTCGGGTTACTCTGTGACACTGACAATAGGTTATCCCTTGGATGATTGTTGCAGTACTATGTCGTTATCACAAAAA AAGATTTCGGCTAAtgtgtgtattattatatga